The DNA sequence TACCTTTCAGAAGACGTCTGAGTTGAATCTCAGACATGGCAGTGCTATCTTTGTTGGTTTGGCCTAATGAACTGCCACAGGTTTTGTGCATCTATgagattacaggcatttatcagattctcttatccagggtgactaACACAATGCAACTTTGACATAGTTATGCTGTTATACTGCAGGTTAAgtaaggttaagtaccttgctcaagggcagtgtacccaggaatcaaacctgcctTTTCCCATCAGGACAAACCGGCACTCACAGGTTGTCCTGTTTGCAGTCCCTGCTGTGCATTAAATGAGTGGGCAGCTGCACTAGAGTAATTGATGATCAGCTGGGATTGAAGCcagagggttgcaggtttgaatcctcATGTGGCATAATTGCATCTGCCTCCTTTTTTGTGCTATTTGGAGTTAAAtcaaaaagcacaaagaaaacaaagtaacaaagccaaaaaaaaatcagacttGAAATGAGTCAGAAGTTCTTCAATTATACTTTTGTTCACATGTGTACTTTAATTACAACAATTTAATTTGAACGCAGTGTGTTCATgtggtgcatttttaaattcccGTGTGTATTATGTAACTGTCTGTTGTGTGTTAGCAATGTCTTTAAGAGCAACATCTTAAAAAACCATTGGTGTGATTTTCTGTTTAGTTTAATGGCGCTGAGGGTGAGcgtggctgtgggtttgattGACCGCTTATGCTTGCTCGCACATCCCAAAGTGTTTTCTTTCCTGCGGCTCCCATCACTGAATGATGAACACAGACGCCCCCTTGTGGAAgttttgtgaaatgtacttTTACTGGACGAACAAGCACAGTATTTAGGCTTGTAATTTGGCACAAAAAAGTGGATTCTGTGTCGAAAAGCAGCCTGAAGTTAAAGAATGGAATGACAcattaaaaccttaaaaaattaGAGTGTGGAATCGCAGTTCATATACCACCAATATCAAACTCCCGTGAGAGGAAAAAGATGTACAGGtaattaaagttaaattaagGTGTAGACAGAAAAAATGTGAGATTGAGGGCGAAACTCAGGACAACAATCTGAGGAAGTCTTTCTGAGGTGGAAAAGGTTAAAAACactgtttgtgtacgtgtgtgctaACTCAACGTTTTCATTTCCCAGAAACCCTTGAGCACGGACGAGGCtctggactctctctctctcgggtttGAGAGCTCTCCGCCTCCCAGCACCCAGAAGAAGGAGCCGGTAAGTCACCAGAGAACAAGAACCTCcctacatcacttcctgtcaacAGTATAGTAAATAAAGTACTGCGTCAAATCAGTGCGGTCACAGCAAAATGGAATCTGCTGTTATACCATTAGCCAGCTCTGGGATGTACTTTGAGCATTTAATGCCCCTCTTAAACCAGTAGTGTGAGTTTAACTTTTAACAGAGTCATGAGTCTGTATGTTAAGGTATGCAGTAGCTCTGCCGCACCATGCAGGAGTCTGTGGCTGCTTTACTTCTCGTTTCTTACCACATCGttttctcctcctccgcctTGCGTGTGTAGAAAGTGGAGGACGTGTCCGCGATTGACGCCCTGTCCTCTGGGTTCTCCAACTTCGCCCCGCCTCCACCCTCCACACAGAAGGTAAACAgcaggagaaaaacagacagggaCTCAATCCACAATACAGCATGCCTGACAGCACTAGCTTATCTTTGTTTAGTAACAGCCTTGCACTCAACAATGTCTGCTACCACTACAATACGAACacttaacagatgctcttattcaggaTGATGTACTGGAGtgaagaacatcagtgttagtctcaggaatacaaaaattcTGTATCACCAAGAAGGTACTGGATGCCCTTTTAGAGATCAATAAGTTTAATGCTAACCTAGCAACAAATTGTATTGATACGAAGGAAAGCGCCACGAGACAGAGGACCTATCTTTACTTAGCTGTACCTGTAACATTAttccaaaaggaaatccaaagagagaaagaaacaaacaaaggaTATCTAAagagggtcaggggagccatggtggattctgaagaggtgagtctacAGTCTGTGTTGGACGATGGGCAGTGTTTCTGCTGTCCTGtctgcagtgggaagctcataCCACCACCggggggccagaacagacaagGAGACCTTGAAGTTCAGACACATGAGTGGGGTttggggaagaggagggggagatgTCCAGAGGTAGCAGAATGCAGAGGTCTGGTTAGTATGTAGGGTCTGACCATTTGAAGATAAAACGGAGCTGTCCCTTTACCTGCCTGATCGGCCAGCACCAAGGTTCTTGAATTTGATGTGAGTTCATTTAGGtcgccagtggagggagatgagaaggGGAGTGACACGACTGAGCCTGAGGAGGTTGTAGgtcagaggagcagcagcattctggaggagctgcagatgTCTGATGTTGGTGGCAAGGAGGCCAGCAaggagagttgcagtagtccagagaAGAGCTGACTAGTGTCTGGACTAAAACCTGGCTTGAGTTAGGTGGTGAGGATTCTCTGGATATTGCGCGAAAAGAATCTGATCACCCAACAAACGGCCATGATTTTCTCAGAGAGGGACAGCTTGTTGTCCAGTACCACTCACAGACGCCTAGCAGATGAAGAGGGTGACACTGTGGTACAATACAGGGTGAGGGAAAGCTCAAGCAGGGGAAAAGGACTTAGCTGTACTTGGAAGAAGATCATCTCAGTTTTAGCCAAGTGCAGCTTTAGGCAATGGCTTGTCATCTAGCTTGAGATGTCTGGTAGACAAGCTGAGATGCGTACCAACATGAATTGTATGAGGTAGGGGGGAGAGGAAAGAAACAGTTGTTTGTCATGACAAATGATAAGACAGGCCATGGGAGGATATGACAGAACCAAGAGACTTAGTATAGACAGTAGAGAAAGAGGACCAtggactgaacacacacacacacacattcacatacaacCTGGAAGTAGTGAGTGGGGAGAAAGGAGGCAAACCAGATCCCCAACATATTCAGGGAAGAGGTGGTGGTCAACCTCTTTCGAATGCTTCAGAGAAGTCGAGGCGGATTAgaaatgaggaagaggagagaggggttgAGTGGGAAGTGATGAGGAGAAAAAGGAGACAAGGTGGTAATGACGCGTCTGGATGGGGCTTGAATGTCAGACTGGGTGCAGAGCAGTTTCTCTTGATGGCCAGGCCCCAGCTGGTTTCATTCTCTGTGGATAGAGACTGACTGCAGCATGGCGAGGTCAATGGAGTGGAGCAGAGGGAAGAAGCCAGCTGACTGGGAGCTCTCCAGACGaatgttgaagtctcccagctgaaTCAATGAGCTAAGCAGGATCTCTAGCTCTTCATGAAAGTCAGCCAGCAGGGCCTGGTGGACAGTAGAGAGCCATATTAAACCGGTTGGTGGGGGTAGCAACAGCCCCAGCACGGAATTCAAATTAAGTGATACACAAGgccgaaagagagagagaagagaacatggccaggaagaggaagcaagcaGACCATATTGACCTTACTTGCCAGAGACGAAGTCTGAGGAGACGACCTCTTGGGCTGTCTGGGCTATGCTGCTTGTTTCAGTGGCAGAAAGAAACTGGAGGGAGGAGTAGGACGAGATGAAGCTGGCCTCTCGAGCTGCTGATCGGCAGTTCCATAGGTTCGCCTGCTCCTGTAAGGCTGTCGCAGGGGGACTGGGGTGGGTAGAGGGGTAGAGGAGGTTGGAGAGGTTTGGGTACTGCCCCCCGAAAAGATCCAGTGCTTCTGCTTATATGTGCTGCTTGAAATTGCAGGAATGTTACTGGAAGGATTCACTATGGGGATTCTCTAAGGGCCCCTCTACTGCtgtgttatctctctctctccctttatatatacactatctctctctctctttttctctctccctacccccttgctctttctccccccctttctctctctctctgtccttaaTCCATTCTCTTTTCCCTTCTCCAGAAAGTAGAGGAAAAGGTCACTGCAAGTGCTTCATCAGCAGGACCATTGAAGTCAGCAGCGCCACCTGCTGACAAGAAAGCCAAGTTAGAGAAGGTACTTCTTAAAAAACATTGAGCGCTAAATGAATTcagttgaatgaatgaaagtttCAGTGAATGCCAGTATCAGGTTTCTATGTCCTATGTCTAACGCTGTTCTTCCAGGCCCTTTATATACGCTTgctataattttaaaaaatatttgtaaatgtgtttgggTGGATTTTGGCATAATCTCCGAATAGTTTAGAGGTGACAGACATTACCACGTGGTTATTAGGGTTCTCAGGAACTGAAGGTGAACTGACCCATTGTAATCCCCATtcactccctcccacccccaccccaaatttGTTTTTCCCCAGGGTTGTGAGGACTTCTCTCTGAAGGGGGCTGTGGAGTCCCCCAAAGCCCCTGCTAACAAGAAGCCTGCAACGGATGGGGTGAGTTtgctactgtgatgtcacagttcacTGCCCCAACAACCAATTGCAGTCCTCTTTGGAGATATGACGTCAATTATCAACACTTGGAGCCTTGGAGTTGTGTTTTGGCCGAATAGGAAGAAACCAGGCCTGGCTCAGACACATACTTGAAATGCTTTAATTCGTTAGATGTTGGTTAAACTGCACCTGCAGGTTCCTGAGTATTTTTTCAACAAAGCATGTTGCTAACCAAAAACATACAATCACGCGAAGCGAAATTGGCCTGAGTAATGGTGAAAACCATGGTTCTTTTGAATTTTGTCAGTAATTAAAATGGGGTGTTTCTGGGGCGTTAAAGGGTTATGGAAGTTTAACTAATTAAATAacataaagtaaataaaataacccaGGTCTGGCGGGAGCACGAATGCAGATCAACTGTTATGATGCAAGAATACGGAGTATCTATAGAATgtagagtaaaaaaaattacactcttaaacttttttttctatttgaagAATACGTACCAGTGCATTTGCCTTTTAAACTGGGGGTCCAAAGCGATACAGATGTACAGGAAACTGACTGATTTGTGAGGGGCAGACATAAATACTCCACAGTGCCTTTGGCACATTGTATTCTGGGTCAGTCCTGTATTTACTAGGACTGTGAAGAAAAGGGCCTTTGTGTTTCTGGGTCTCACATCTCCCCCCTTCTGCCGTGACCCCGTGGTCAGTCCATGTCTCTGGACGCTCTGAGTGCTCTAGGGGACCTGCTGCCAGACGCCGAACCCGTACCGGAGCCCCCCAAAATCCGCCCCGAGGACATGGTCAAGGTACTGACACAGTGCATCAGCAAAATCAGTCCGCCTAGCTGTCCATTATGCACGTTTCAGAATATGTATTCAAACCTGGTCTGCACAATGCTtcaatgtgcgtgtgtgcgtgcgcgtgtgcatcACAGGTGGATGAGTTGAAGTCGGAGGAGGCCGTGAGagttggagagagggaggacaccCTTCCTCCAGACTACAGGTTCAAAGAGGAGGACCGGAAACATCTGCCCCCTCCCAAAATTGAGGTAAAAACACttacagactgacagacactcCCTTACACCCTCCCTCTTTACACACACGCCTGTGAAAGACCAAAATTATGGGTCACAGGCAAAACACAGGGGTCACAATTTTGTCTGTGGTCAAAATCTCTAAAATGTAATATCCCATCACTGGGTTGCCTTGACAACGCACACCATCCaggtttaatgttttttttaaatgtactttgcATCACTGTCCCCTGTcgcctcccccctcagccctCTCTGGATGCAGGGGAAGCTCTGGACATCCTGGCTGGAGGTTTTGATGCCCCTGCAGTCGCCCCCACTGTGCAGGCCCCATTACCCCCCTCCACAAAGGCCCCCAAACAGGTATAAGCACCCCTTTGCTGCAGAGACCCAGCACCCCAAATAGATTTTCACTTATCTGTTCATAAGCAGAAATAGCTCATTAAATTTCATATTGATTGTATTCTGATGTAGGCTATTCTACTCACGTCATGAAATAGCCCATTAAATGAAATCCAAATAGTGTCAAACCTAACTATGTTCTTACAGTAATTAACAGTGTATATTAAGAATATGCAACTTCATTTAAATTAACAGCTATTTAATGAACATTCTACCCCTCTCTACCCCACTCTGCTCCTCTCTACCCCATTCTACTTCTCTTGACCTCTCTGTCCTTCATTCTACCCCATCTACCCTTCAGCCCTCTAAGGGTACAGTAGATCATGTTGCCCCCCCCTCTGGAAAGGTATCCACATGTCATGCTGCTCCTCCGGGAGTTAAGATGCCCCCCGTAGAACCCGTCAAGAAGGTAAGAATCTGACCAGGTCAAGTATGGCTTGGGTCTGGCCAGGTCAATTatgtattcaaataaaaccCTTCTGCAGTTCAGTGCTTTCACACTTTAATATAATAAAGAATGTATTAATTAGAACTCTCTGATGTGTTCTTTGTACATTCCAGGCTTCTGGAATTTTTACAAAATTGTTTTCCTTAAAATTAAAAGCTGGTTGGTATTGTATGAATGTTACTGGAAGGATTCAGTAAGGAAATTCTTCAAGGGTCTCTGTCTTCCTTAAAATCAAGTGCTGCTTGAAATTGTAGCCATGTtatcctcactctctctctctctctctctctctctctcgcacacacacacacacacacacacactcctcagccTAAAGTGGACGACGTGGATTTTGTGCCCCGCCCCACAAAAGCCTCTGCTGTCCAGGCCCCAGTGCCCCCACCTACCCAGTCCCAAAATAAGGTAGGAGCCCCACCCGAACCATCACTGtacacccagcccccccccccccccccccagaaggtACGAGCCCCACCCTAACCTTCACTGtacacccagcccccccagaAGGTACAAGCCACACCCTAACCATCATTGTATACCCagcgccctccccccccagaaGCTACAAGCCCCACCCTAAAATTAAAAGCTGGTTGGAATTGTATGAATGTTACTGGAAGGATTCAGTAAGGGAATTCTTCAAAGGTCTCTGTCTTCCTTAAAATCAAGTGCTGCTTGAAATTGTAGCCATGTtatcctcactctctctctctctctctctctctctcgcacacacacacacacacacacacacacacacactcctcagccTAAAGTGGACGACGTGGATTTTGTGCCCCGCCCCACAAAAGCCTCTGCTGTCCAGGCCCCAGTGCCCCCACCTACCCAGTCCCAAAATAAGGTAGGAGCCCCACCCTAACCTTCACTGTacacccagcccccctccccccccccccccagaaggtACAAGCCCCACCCTAACCTTCATTGTATACCcagccgctcccccccccagaaGGGTATGAGCCTAACTTCACTATACAGACCCATTGTGTGATTAAATTGTGTCAATATAGCAgtatttacattaattttccagcaaaacaaacaTCTTCAGAGCTAGCTTGAAAGACAATTTGCTAGTTAGTTATTTATCTGTTTCTTAATTTTGCAAGAAGTTTTGTCAGCATGAACGTATTCATCATGTTATTCAAGCCAGCAAAGTAACTTCCAAAACAGATGTACACCAACTTCATAtacaaggaaaggaaaaaatcaCTTAGAGCAGGGATAATGTCATTCAAAATGGCTTTTCACAAAATTGACTTATTgtaatgtttgcattttcattataatatattgttgATCATGTAGGCATTATTAATCAACTActtcaaaatttgttttttcttaaatttttgtGCAAAATAGCTCACTTGTGATTTGGTTGGACAAAATGCCTTTGACTCTCATGCAAACCAGAATACTGCTTCCGCTGAATTATGTTGTGGTTCTGCACAGACAGAAAATTCACCAGCTCTGCTGTGTCAAAGTCCTCATCCTCTCTACTGCCTCGGTTCTCTCTTCCTGAATGTAGaaagcccctcccactgtggctgctggccccgcccccgcagcgCCCACAGCAGCTAATACGGATGAGGTGTGTACCGCTATATAATAACTCATCACTCACTCTTTTATCGAAAGTTTCACCATCAGTAGTAGTAATGCTCTTAATTTGTGTCTGTTCCTTTTGGGGTAAGTCAATTCGGCTCATAAAACTCAATTCTTTAATTGAAAAATTCATTATAGAATAcgatttttcagttaatttcctgatTTGACTTAATTGGTGATGTGTGAAAATcatgaagagagaaaaaaaatcatgtttatttgaaCTATACTTCTTGAATTTCATgtagaaatttaatttaaaagaactgaatgTTGGCTGTAGAACTGCCTTTGCGCAGTGTGTTCTGGGTCAGTCCTGTATTTATTGTGTCTGTGAAGAAAAGGGCCTTTGTGTTTCTGGGTCTCACATCTCCCCCCTCCTGCCGTGACCCCGTGGTCAGTCCATGTCTCTGGACGCTCTGAGTGCTCTAGGGGACCTGCTGCCAGACGCCGAACCCGTACCGGAGCCCCCCAAAATCCGCCCCGAGGACATGGTCAAGGTACTGACACAGCCTAGTGCATCAGGGTGACTGATCCACTGCTTCCACCCTGTGAAGGAGAGACTGCTTTTCTGTTGAATGTCCAGGATTGGTTAGGATGtcatttgtttctttctgtAAATCTTTAAAGAGATTATTTTTATCAGTGGAAACCTTGCATGTAAGATTGCATTGTTTTCCAGTCGAAACCATATATAGTTGCTCACCATTAGTGTTCACTGCTAGACATTGTCAAGGTCAAGCATCAGACCTGTGGGTTCGTAACAACCATTTTGAGAACCAAATGACCTTCctgctttttaaatatgaagGAATATTACCTTAAACTCACAACTGTCCTCTCGATTTCTGTGTCTGGGAGATCTCGGTTGGCATAGTAATGAGggttttgtctttgtctttcatGAATCAAGCAGGATCAAGAAAGTCGATGCgttcactgaacatttttaaacaccGTGTTAAGAACCCGGAGCCGAACATCTGTATTAAATTGAATGTCTGTGGTTTGAGTCTTGGCAAGAACTTGACTCCATTTTACCCAGGTctgcacaaaatggctgaatatctgtttgtgtgtgtgtgtgtgtgtgtgtgtgtgtgcgcgcgtgtgtgttcatgtgtgcgtacgtgtgtctgtgtgtacgtacgtgcgtgcgtgtgtgtgtgtgtgtatgcacgtgtgcgcgtgtgcgtgtgcatcacAGGTGGATAAGTTGACGTCGGAGGAGGCCGTGAGagttggagagagggaggacaccCTTCCTCCAGACTACAGGTTCAAAGAGGAGGACCGGAAACATCTGCCCCCTCCCAAAATTGAGGTAAAAACACttacagactgacagacactcCCTTACACCCTCCCTCTTTACACACACGCCTGTGAAAGACCAAAATGATGACACATCATCACAGGCAAAACACAGGGGTCACAATTTTGTCTGTGGTCAAAATCTCTAAAATGTAATATCCCATCACTGGGTTGCCTTGACAACGCACACCATCCAGGTTTAATATTTACTTTGCATTACTGtctcctgtcccctcccccctcagccctCTCTGGATGCAGGGGAAGCTCTGGACATCCTGGCTGGAGGTTTTGATGCCCCTGCAGTCGCCCCCACTGTGCAGGCCCCACTACCCCCCTCCACAAAGGCCCCCAAACAGGTATAAGCACCCCTTTGCTGCAGAGACCCAGTACCCAAATAGATTTTCACTTATCTGTTCATAAACAGAAATAGCTCATTAAATTTCATATTGATTGTATTCTGATGTAGGTTATTCTACTCACGTCATGAAATAGCCCATTAAATGAAATCCAAATAGTGTCAAACCTAACTATGTTCTTACAGTAATTAACAGTGTATATTAAGAATATGCAACTTCATTTAAATTAACAGCTATTTAATGAACATTCTACCCCTCTCTACCCCACTCTACCCCTCTCTACCCCACTCTGCTCCTCTCTACCCCATTCTACTTCTCTTGACCTCTCTGTCCTTCATTCTACCCCATCTACCCTTCAGCCCTCTAAGGGTACAGTAGATCATGTTGCCCCCCCCTCTGGAAAGGTATCCACATGCTATGCTTCTCCTCCGGGGGTTAAGATGCCCCCCGTAAAACCCGTCAAGAAGGTAAGAGCCCCCCCCCTCGGTATAAGGTCTTGGCTCAGGTCTGACCAGGTCATGCatgtattcaaataaaaccCTTCAGCAGTTCAGTGCTGTCAGTAATCTTCTCTCACTTtaatataataacattttttatattcatttgaaCTCCCTGATGTGTTCTTTGTACATTCCAGGCGTCTGGAATTTTTACAAAATTGTTTTCCTTAAAATTAAGAGCTGGATGGTTGGAATTGTATGAATGTTATTGGGTAACATTCTTCAAGGGTCTCTGTGCTGCTATGTCACCAAATTTGAGCCtcaccgtcctctctctctcagcctgtcTCTCAGCCTGACTCTGACTTTTCCCTGGACGCACTGGTGGATGATGTCGTCACCCCCACAGCCGCCTCCGCTGTCCAAGGCGCTCCTCAGGTGCGGACACCCTAACCAGAATCTCCATGGCGATGGGTCTATGTACCGTTCCAGGAGATTGTTCCAAGTATTTTCCAGCTAGTTTATTACCCTCAGCTATAACCTGATCAATCTGGtttttgccccttttttgtcattctgttactatgtaaagtgtctttgtgacagtgttctGTAAACTCCATACAAATTCAATTGGATTTGATTTGAATATCCCAATATGCATCACAATAATGTGCATGCGCATACAGATTTATGGTCTGCATATACATATctacgtgtgcatgcatgtgtgcgtgcgtgcgtgagagagtgtgtgtgtttgtgcgtgcctgtgtgcgtgcgtgagagagtgtgtgtgtttgtgcgtgcctgtgttgGTGTAAGAATTAAGAGCCAGAATAGCATCACTGGGCACTCTTTAATGTGTACATGTTGATTTTGAATTTGTCTCCAGTTGTCAGATGCTTCAGATGCTATGGATGCCCTTTCAGACACCCTGAAGGACATCGCCCCTGCTCCAGCACCTGCCCCCGTCCCTGTCAAAGATGTTGTCAAGGTGTCCCTCTGAtttgagccacacacacacaaataatgaaTCTGTTTAATCAATAATATTATGAATCCATTTTCCCCATTGTTTGGCAAATGCTCTTTGTATTGTGCTTTTGCATCAgggctataataataataattattgttgttgttattgtcactgttattataacaataataatatcaataaaatgTGGACAGAGCTTTCCAATGCCATCTGCGCCCATTCAAGGAACCAACCTCTAACCCAGGGTTACTGACCCTCTCCCTCATCGTGTGTGCTGTTCTATCCATTTCAGGAGAAGAAAGTAGTGGAAGAGAAAGTCATAAAGATGGGCGAGAGAGACGACACCCTCCCACCCGAATTTCAGCTCACGGAGAAGGAGCGCAAGGTACTGAGAAACACGAGGGGTTAtcttactcccccccccccccccccccgagtacTTAATAAATTAATGACGTGGTACAGACCATGGCTCCACTGCAATTGATTTACCACTTGCTGTATATACATGAGTAATACATCTAAAAGAATCGGTCGCACTAAGTGTGCATCTGGTTGCGTATTAGTCCCAGAGTACTTGgacaataaatgaatgaagtgGTACACTCGATGGCACCAGTGCAATTGAATAcatatatagcctgcatgaatAATACATATGCTGAATCAATAGAATATGAATACGAATTTGTTGCCGTTGTCTCACTTGCATCTTTTTagctcagtttttttaatgtcccaGTTTAATCAGAAAGGTTGCAAGCATTAAtgtggctttgtttttgttttcaggaaatggagaaggagaaggccaAGGCCAAGGCAGACGTTAGACCCAAGAAGGTTTGacataaaaataacttttattgaCCATTCAGGGAGTTAAATGGAATATTTCTCACTTTCCTTTGTGTCTACTCTTCCACGTTTGGACATGGGCCTCAGTTGCTCCTCTCCTTGTCCCTGCAGAAGTCCATTGACGATGATGCGGCCCTTGATCTTCTGTCTGGTGACTTCTCAACACCGGCTGCTCCGGCTGCTGTGGCTGCGTCAGCTGCTCCAAAGACGCAGTCGGCTGCCTGCCCTGCAGAGACTATGCCCGGCGAGAAGGTTCTGTGCCTGCAAACTGCAGCTCTTCTTATTTACAACCTTAAAAGCGTCTGAAGCTCTTTttatcataacattttaaaaaatacctgACAAGCAGGAAAGAACCTTAATGAGGAATGTTTGGTATACACTACATGGCGAAAAGTATGGGGACACCTGACATCTcttccaaaatgatgggcattaatgtggagCTGGTCCAtgctttgctgctataacaacctccactcttctgggaaggctttatgctagatgttagagcattgctgcattcagtcagaagagcattagtgaggttgggcactgattgagcgattaggcctggctcgcagttgttGGCTTTGccgttgatcccaaaggtgttggtcagggctctgtgcaggccagtcaagtccttccacaccgttctcaaccaaaccatttctat is a window from the Anguilla anguilla isolate fAngAng1 chromosome 14, fAngAng1.pri, whole genome shotgun sequence genome containing:
- the cast gene encoding calpastatin isoform X2; the encoded protein is MPHNKKKKHSRHGKPKGAAQAAKAAQAAPAGVAASEGPAPDGGAEGVEVGPRSPTAAPEATSQQKQPTSAPVGLASTGKPAEFEKAATSPAAAAAKPAATTAAAGAAAAATAAVKQVTPGAATAPKESPKQAKAPASPSKAKPFNAAAGAAVQATSPKETPKESPKTTPIASSKWEPAKTEPAKLAVGADKAAKPADNQGKPQDVKPKESPKSSPISPTKGKPVKGEPAAAAEAAAKKGKPEEVTPKETTKPKPSSLSKVEPSKPVAGAADVLKGKPKPGKPQEGSKIQVEVVPIPVTKSADKPVVDPFDALADSLPSEAPAPTAPVYTGPEVTEHGVTSEKGILCGEDERTLPPGYRFEDMGKNIPADLPEVKPTKPLSTDEALDSLSLGFESSPPPSTQKKEPKVEDVSAIDALSSGFSNFAPPPPSTQKEIQREKETNKGYLKRVRGAMVDSEEKVEEKVTASASSAGPLKSAAPPADKKAKLEKGCEDFSLKGAVESPKAPANKKPATDGSMSLDALSALGDLLPDAEPVPEPPKIRPEDMVKVDELKSEEAVRVGEREDTLPPDYRFKEEDRKHLPPPKIEPSLDAGEALDILAGGFDAPAVAPTVQAPLPPSTKAPKQPSKGTVDHVAPPSGKVSTCHAAPPGVKMPPVEPVKKPKVDDVDFVPRPTKASAVQAPVPPPTQSQNKPKVDDVDFVPRPTKASAVQAPVPPPTQSQNKKAPPTVAAGPAPAAPTAANTDESMSLDALSALGDLLPDAEPVPEPPKIRPEDMVKVDKLTSEEAVRVGEREDTLPPDYRFKEEDRKHLPPPKIEPSLDAGEALDILAGGFDAPAVAPTVQAPLPPSTKAPKQPSKGTVDHVAPPSGKVSTCYASPPGVKMPPVKPVKKPDSDFSLDALVDDVVTPTAASAVQGAPQLSDASDAMDALSDTLKDIAPAPAPAPVPVKDVVKEKKVVEEKVIKMGERDDTLPPEFQLTEKERKEMEKEKAKAKADVRPKKKSIDDDAALDLLSGDFSTPAAPAAVAASAAPKTQSAACPAETMPGEKGPVLDALSSTLLPDTPGFRPKQSPVGEKPKQSPVGDKPKQSPVGDKPKAKSGKSKSRSKKQAVADTSAIDELSGQLGSDVVSTSPAKKSSKS
- the cast gene encoding calpastatin isoform X31 produces the protein MGQILSFVRGPRDGPGVQDVAVEQQSQQKQPTSAPVGLASTGKPAEFEIQVEVVPIPVTKSADKPVVDPFDALADSLPSEAPAPTAPVYTGPEVTEHGVTSEKGILCGEDERTLPPGYRFEDMGKNIPADLPEVKPTKPLSTDEALDSLSLGFESSPPPSTQKKEPKVEDVSAIDALSSGFSNFAPPPPSTQKEIQREKETNKGYLKRVRGAMVDSEEKVEEKVTASASSAGPLKSAAPPADKKAKLEKGCEDFSLKGAVESPKAPANKKPATDGSMSLDALSALGDLLPDAEPVPEPPKIRPEDMVKVDELKSEEAVRVGEREDTLPPDYRFKEEDRKHLPPPKIEPSLDAGEALDILAGGFDAPAVAPTVQAPLPPSTKAPKQPSKGTVDHVAPPSGKVSTCHAAPPGVKMPPVEPVKKPKVDDVDFVPRPTKASAVQAPVPPPTQSQNKPKVDDVDFVPRPTKASAVQAPVPPPTQSQNKKAPPTVAAGPAPAAPTAANTDESMSLDALSALGDLLPDAEPVPEPPKIRPEDMVKVDKLTSEEAVRVGEREDTLPPDYRFKEEDRKHLPPPKIEPSLDAGEALDILAGGFDAPAVAPTVQAPLPPSTKAPKQPSKGTVDHVAPPSGKVSTCYASPPGVKMPPVKPVKKPVSQPDSDFSLDALVDDVVTPTAASAVQGAPQLSDASDAMDALSDTLKDIAPAPAPAPVPVKDVVKEKKVVEEKVIKMGERDDTLPPEFQLTEKERKEMEKEKAKAKADVRPKKKSIDDDAALDLLSGDFSTPAAPAAVAASAAPKTQSAACPAETMPGEKGPVLDALSSTLLPDTPGFRPKQSPVGEKPKQSPVGDKPKQSPVGDKPKAKSGKSKSRSKKQAVADTSAIDELSGQLGSDVVSTSPAKKSSKS
- the cast gene encoding calpastatin isoform X19, producing MPHNKKKKHSRHGKPKGAAQAAKAAQAAPAGVAASEGPAPDGGAEGVEVGPRSPTAAPEATSQQKQPTSAPVGLASTGKPAEFEKAATSPAAAAAKPAATTAAAGAAAAATAAVKQVTPGAATAPKESPKPKPSSLSKVEPSKPVAGAADVLKGKPKPGKPQEGSKIQVEVVPIPVTKSADKPVVDPFDALADSLPSEAPAPTAPVYTGPEVTEHGVTSEKGILCGEDERTLPPGYRFEDMGKNIPADLPEVKPTKPLSTDEALDSLSLGFESSPPPSTQKKEPKVEDVSAIDALSSGFSNFAPPPPSTQKEIQREKETNKGYLKRVRGAMVDSEEKVEEKVTASASSAGPLKSAAPPADKKAKLEKGCEDFSLKGAVESPKAPANKKPATDGSMSLDALSALGDLLPDAEPVPEPPKIRPEDMVKVDELKSEEAVRVGEREDTLPPDYRFKEEDRKHLPPPKIEPSLDAGEALDILAGGFDAPAVAPTVQAPLPPSTKAPKQPSKGTVDHVAPPSGKVSTCHAAPPGVKMPPVEPVKKPKVDDVDFVPRPTKASAVQAPVPPPTQSQNKPKVDDVDFVPRPTKASAVQAPVPPPTQSQNKKAPPTVAAGPAPAAPTAANTDESMSLDALSALGDLLPDAEPVPEPPKIRPEDMVKVDKLTSEEAVRVGEREDTLPPDYRFKEEDRKHLPPPKIEPSLDAGEALDILAGGFDAPAVAPTVQAPLPPSTKAPKQPSKGTVDHVAPPSGKVSTCYASPPGVKMPPVKPVKKPVSQPDSDFSLDALVDDVVTPTAASAVQGAPQLSDASDAMDALSDTLKDIAPAPAPAPVPVKDVVKEKKVVEEKVIKMGERDDTLPPEFQLTEKERKEMEKEKAKAKADVRPKKKSIDDDAALDLLSGDFSTPAAPAAVAASAAPKTQSAACPAETMPGEKGPVLDALSSTLLPDTPGFRPKQSPVGEKPKQSPVGDKPKQSPVGDKPKAKSGKSKSRSKKQAVADTSAIDELSGQLGSDVVSTSPAKKSSKS